A portion of the Calothrix sp. 336/3 genome contains these proteins:
- the petL gene encoding cytochrome b6-f complex subunit PetL: MLGVVSYILFIGAFFGLAVGLLFGLRSIKLL, translated from the coding sequence ATGTTAGGCGTAGTTTCTTACATTCTCTTTATTGGCGCATTTTTTGGGTTAGCAGTAGGTTTATTATTTGGTCTACGCTCCATCAAATTGCTGTAG
- the bioB gene encoding biotin synthase BioB, with product MSVGIRYDWQQAEIQEIYNTPLLELVYQAASVHRQYHHPRQIQVCKLISIKTGACPEDCSYCAQSSRYKTEVKPQGLMDKETVVNIAQQAKSSGVSRVCMGAAWREVRDNSQFEQVLEMVQEVTNLGLEVCCTLGMLTPNQAKRLEDAGLYAYNHNLDTSEEYYSTIITTRTYQDRLNTINHVRQTQVTVCSGGILGLGETVADRIAMLQTLASLQPHPDSVPINILSQVEGTPLENQPDVPVWDVVRAIATARIIMPAADIRLSAGRARLSQVEQAFCFMAGANSIFSSENGHMLTVTTPCPGYDADAQMLNLLGLEMRPPASVRQKAVVEAK from the coding sequence ATGTCGGTAGGAATTCGCTACGATTGGCAACAGGCAGAAATTCAAGAAATTTACAACACGCCATTACTAGAGTTAGTCTATCAAGCGGCAAGTGTACATCGTCAGTATCATCACCCCAGACAGATTCAAGTTTGTAAATTGATATCAATTAAAACTGGTGCTTGTCCTGAAGATTGTAGTTATTGCGCTCAGTCTTCCCGCTACAAAACGGAAGTAAAACCGCAAGGATTGATGGATAAGGAAACCGTGGTGAATATTGCTCAACAGGCAAAATCAAGCGGTGTGAGTCGTGTCTGTATGGGTGCTGCTTGGCGAGAGGTGCGGGATAATAGTCAGTTTGAGCAGGTTCTGGAAATGGTGCAGGAAGTCACGAACCTGGGTTTAGAGGTGTGTTGTACCCTAGGGATGTTGACCCCCAATCAAGCGAAGCGTCTAGAAGATGCGGGTTTGTATGCCTATAATCACAATTTGGATACTTCTGAGGAATATTACAGCACAATCATCACTACTAGAACCTACCAAGACAGGTTAAATACAATTAATCATGTGCGACAAACTCAGGTAACGGTTTGCTCTGGGGGGATTTTGGGATTGGGTGAAACGGTGGCAGATAGAATTGCGATGTTGCAGACTTTAGCGAGTTTACAGCCCCATCCTGATTCTGTACCAATTAATATTTTGTCCCAGGTTGAGGGTACACCCTTGGAAAATCAGCCAGATGTTCCTGTATGGGATGTGGTGCGAGCGATCGCCACTGCCAGAATTATTATGCCAGCTGCGGATATTCGCTTGAGTGCAGGTAGGGCAAGGTTATCCCAGGTTGAGCAAGCTTTTTGCTTTATGGCAGGAGCAAACTCGATTTTCTCTAGCGAGAATGGGCATATGTTGACGGTGACGACTCCTTGCCCAGGATATGATGCAGATGCCCAAATGTTGAATTTGTTGGGTTTAGAAATGCGTCCACCCGCTTCTGTACGACAAAAAGCAGTTGTGGAAGCAAAATAA
- a CDS encoding GNAT family N-acetyltransferase, giving the protein MELELPIITTERLILRLGTPEDIPAIIQYFTDNKTYLTPFYPTWQPGFFTEEYWQNQVEMSVWEFVRDRSLRLLIVPKVSPHLVIGVINFHNFVRGAAQYCTVGYSLAETQQGKGYMHEALTAANNYLFQVLKMHRIMANYMPHNQRSGQLLKRLGFIPEGYARDFLLINGEWQDHILTSLVNPQWQASSSY; this is encoded by the coding sequence ATGGAATTAGAACTACCTATAATCACCACAGAACGCTTAATTCTGAGGTTAGGGACTCCAGAGGATATCCCCGCCATTATTCAATATTTCACAGACAATAAAACCTATTTGACACCTTTTTACCCGACGTGGCAACCAGGTTTTTTCACAGAAGAGTATTGGCAAAATCAAGTAGAAATGAGTGTATGGGAATTTGTGCGCGATCGCTCTCTGAGATTATTGATAGTGCCAAAAGTTTCTCCCCATCTAGTCATTGGTGTAATTAACTTCCATAACTTTGTCCGTGGTGCTGCCCAATATTGCACCGTTGGCTACAGTCTTGCTGAAACCCAGCAAGGAAAAGGATATATGCACGAAGCATTAACCGCAGCGAATAATTATTTATTCCAAGTATTAAAAATGCACCGTATTATGGCAAATTATATGCCCCACAATCAACGTAGTGGTCAACTCTTGAAGCGTTTAGGATTTATCCCAGAAGGTTATGCCAGGGATTTTCTCTTAATTAATGGGGAATGGCAAGACCATATTCTCACAAGTTTGGTGAATCCCCAATGGCAAGCATCATCTAGTTATTAG
- a CDS encoding YdiU family protein, with translation MTLTANPNLTPALNPFLHLNYEPALESLGDDYYDEVSAAEFPHHILRWRNDAILPRLGLDPKNVQDADFITAFGKFEGRKPLLAMRYHGYQFGEYNPQLGDGRGFLYGQVRGTDGELYDFGTKGSGKTPYSRGGDGMLTLKGGVREVLAAEMLQRLGVRTSRCLSMIETGLSLWRGDEPSPTRSSVMVRMNKSHIRFGTFERLHYLRRPDLIKKLLDHVIEQYYHHLVNEADKYALFYGELVQRVAELVGQWMAVGFCHAVLNTDNMSITGESFDYGPYAFIPKYDPNFTAAYFDYYGRYSYSHQPGICKLNLQLLQEPLKAVIAQDEMEVSLSKFENFYAQEYRRLMLLKLGFVELDSEISEPLLKATIELLKHYPISYHDFFAEIATHFSEKWRDGASLILADGEIGQSLGQSELFLNWSGIYHQILTNIAPEEFSTMAVRLKQYNPCTIITRPIIENLWEPIAGDDNWQPFYQLLAEMQTLPT, from the coding sequence ATGACTCTGACTGCAAACCCCAATCTCACCCCAGCTCTCAATCCCTTCCTACATCTCAACTACGAACCTGCTTTAGAATCCCTAGGGGATGATTACTATGATGAAGTTAGCGCCGCAGAGTTTCCCCACCATATTCTACGCTGGCGCAATGACGCTATCTTACCCCGTTTGGGACTAGACCCCAAAAATGTCCAAGATGCAGATTTTATCACCGCATTTGGCAAATTTGAGGGACGTAAACCCTTACTGGCAATGCGTTACCATGGTTATCAATTTGGAGAATATAATCCCCAATTAGGAGATGGTCGGGGGTTTCTCTATGGACAGGTGAGGGGTACCGATGGGGAACTCTATGATTTTGGGACAAAGGGTTCAGGAAAAACACCCTATTCACGGGGTGGAGATGGAATGTTAACCCTCAAGGGTGGAGTTAGGGAAGTATTAGCAGCTGAGATGTTGCAGCGTCTGGGTGTCCGCACTTCTCGCTGTTTAAGTATGATTGAGACGGGGTTATCTTTGTGGCGAGGTGATGAACCTTCACCCACACGTTCTTCTGTGATGGTGCGAATGAATAAATCTCATATTCGCTTCGGAACCTTTGAACGTCTGCACTATTTGCGTCGCCCAGATTTAATTAAAAAACTATTAGACCATGTAATTGAGCAGTATTATCATCATTTAGTGAATGAAGCTGATAAATATGCTTTGTTCTATGGGGAGTTAGTGCAAAGAGTAGCAGAGTTAGTGGGGCAATGGATGGCGGTTGGTTTTTGCCATGCAGTATTAAATACTGATAATATGTCAATTACTGGGGAAAGTTTTGATTATGGTCCCTACGCTTTTATTCCCAAGTATGACCCGAATTTTACTGCCGCTTATTTTGATTACTATGGACGTTATTCTTACAGCCATCAGCCGGGTATTTGTAAACTGAATTTACAGCTATTGCAAGAACCATTAAAAGCGGTAATTGCCCAGGATGAGATGGAAGTTTCCCTATCCAAATTTGAAAATTTCTATGCCCAAGAATATCGACGTTTAATGTTACTTAAACTCGGGTTTGTGGAATTAGATAGTGAAATCAGTGAGCCACTACTGAAGGCAACCATTGAATTACTCAAGCATTATCCGATAAGTTATCATGATTTCTTTGCGGAAATAGCGACTCATTTTTCTGAGAAATGGCGAGATGGTGCAAGTTTAATTTTGGCAGATGGGGAAATTGGTCAATCCTTGGGACAAAGTGAATTATTCTTAAATTGGTCAGGAATCTATCATCAAATTCTCACGAATATTGCTCCGGAAGAATTTTCGACGATGGCTGTCAGGTTAAAACAATATAATCCCTGTACAATCATCACTCGACCTATAATTGAAAATCTTTGGGAACCCATTGCTGGGGATGACAATTGGCAACCGTTTTATCAGTTATTAGCAGAAATGCAAACTCTTCCTACCTAG
- a CDS encoding MarR family winged helix-turn-helix transcriptional regulator, with amino-acid sequence MVSTSDSIEFQSWQQTLAPHNIGYRVKLLSQLLTRRFTERLEPFGLTPFHWLVLCCLWQEDGLPTSSIGDKLQQVGGTLTGVLDRMEERGLIRRERDTRDRRVWRIWLTPAGKDLETILPPICDAVRQEAMAGISDTEQEIFSQLLNRAIANLS; translated from the coding sequence ATGGTTTCAACATCTGACAGTATAGAATTCCAATCTTGGCAGCAAACCCTTGCTCCCCATAACATCGGTTATCGGGTAAAACTGCTGTCACAGCTGCTCACACGTCGCTTTACGGAGCGTTTAGAACCCTTTGGTTTAACACCTTTCCATTGGTTGGTACTCTGTTGTTTATGGCAGGAAGATGGTTTACCGACTTCTAGTATTGGTGATAAATTACAACAGGTGGGAGGAACTTTGACGGGTGTGTTGGATCGGATGGAGGAGAGGGGATTAATTCGTCGGGAGCGAGATACCCGCGATCGCCGAGTCTGGAGAATTTGGTTAACCCCAGCAGGTAAAGACCTGGAAACCATCTTACCGCCGATTTGTGACGCAGTTCGGCAAGAAGCAATGGCTGGTATTTCTGATACGGAACAAGAAATATTTTCTCAGTTGTTAAATCGCGCGATCGCCAATTTATCTTGA
- a CDS encoding RNA-binding protein, giving the protein MSIYVGNLSYDVSEEDLKQVFEEYGVVKRVQLPIDRETGKKRGFAFVEMETDAEETAAIEALDGAEWLGRSLRVNKAKPKTDSGPGGGRRGNNSGGGGYSRRY; this is encoded by the coding sequence ATGTCGATTTACGTTGGTAATTTATCCTACGATGTTAGTGAAGAAGACCTCAAACAAGTTTTTGAAGAATATGGAGTGGTGAAGCGAGTTCAGTTACCCATAGACCGAGAAACTGGGAAAAAAAGAGGTTTCGCTTTTGTAGAAATGGAAACAGACGCAGAAGAAACAGCTGCCATTGAAGCCCTTGATGGAGCAGAATGGTTAGGTCGGAGTTTGCGGGTGAATAAAGCTAAACCGAAAACTGATAGTGGTCCTGGTGGTGGTAGACGTGGGAATAATAGTGGTGGCGGTGGCTACTCTCGGCGCTACTAA